From the Edaphobacter bradus genome, the window GGGAGCGTTCGCGCCCTACGACGAGATGGCGGTCTTCACCTACAACAACGGGCCGCAGATGAGGACGGACTTTACCGGGGCGCAGAGCGACCGCTTGAAGTTTACTCTCGAAACGTCGAAGGCCTCGGGCCGTGAGCCGCTGATGCCTCTGGGCGGACCGATGGCAGCCACGAACAACATCAACAACCAGAACTTCGACCCGAACACGGCGCCGGTGCGGAACAATCGGGGCATCGAGCTGAATCCGCCGAAGGAAGTGCACACGCTGAACGACGCGATCCTGGAGGCAGCGAGGTCTCTTACCAAGACGGGCAAGGGACGGCGGCGCGTGATCTATGTGATCAGCGACGGCAAGGAGTACGGAAGCACGGCGAAGTTCAAGGACGTTGTGAAGTACCTGCAGCAGAACAAGATTGCGGTGTATGGCACGCTGGTGGGCGACTCTTCCCTGCCCGTTATCGGATTTCTGGACCACATTCACCTGCCTCTGACGATGCGCGACAACGTTCTTCCGGCATACGCCTACGCCACGGGCGGCAGCTTCGACGCCGAGTTCCGGCAGAGAGGCATCGAGCAGAGCTTCGCGAAGATCTCCGAAGAGGTACGCACGCAGTACACGGTCGGCTACTACTCGCATGAGGACTTTATCGACGGCAAATACCGGCAGATCGAGGTGAAGGTGCTGCGGCCGAATCTGACGGTGCTGGCGAAGAAGGGCTACTATCCGACTGCGGGCGACTCCCGTCCGACGAACGTAGTCAGGCCGTCGAACTAGGCCGGCCCTCGACGATGTTTGCGAGCAATGCGCTGATGGCGCTGGCTGCGGCTGTGCTGTGGGGCGGCGGCGACTTTTCCGGCGGAATGGGAGCTAAACAGGCGGGCGGCGCGATGGGCGGCGCGCTGCGTGTGGTGCTGTTGAGCCATGCGACAAGCCTGAGCGTGCTGGTGGCGATCGCGTGGCTGCGCGGCGATGCGTTTCCTCATGGCGCTCCTCTGGCGTGGGGCCTGACGGCGGGCGTAACGGCCGGCCTGTCGCTGACCGGGTTCTATGTTGCGCTCTCGCGCGGGGCGATGGGGGCCTCGGCGGCGGTGAGCGGACTGCTGGCGGCGGCGATTCCGGCGGCGGTTTCGATGGCGCGGGAGGGTTCTCCGGGAACGCTGCGGATCTTCGGTTTTCTGGTCGCCGGAGTCGCGATCTGGCTCATCGCGGCGGGCGAGAATCCTGAGGCTGTGCCGGCGTCTCCGGGAACAGTCTGGCTTGCGGTGCTGTCGGGTGCTGGCTTCGGGGTTTACTTTGTTGCGTTGAAGTTTGCCGGCACTGCCGCAGTAATCTGGCCGATGGCGACGGCGAGGATGGGGAGCCTGACCGTGTGCTCCCTGCTGCTGGCCGGGCTCATGCTCGGACGGAGTCCGCTGCGGAACGGCCGACTGACATCGACTGCAGTGCTGTGGGTGCTAGGGACGGCTGCGCTCGATACGTCAGGGAACATGCTGTTTATCGCCGCAACACGCGCCGGAAGGCTGGACGTGGCTGCAGTGCTGGCCTCCCTGTACCCGGCCTCAACGATTCTGCTGGCGGCGTGGACGTTGCATGAGCGGCCTACGCGGCGGCAGAGTCTTGGGATGGCAGTGGCGGCAGCGGCGGTCGTGATGGTCACGCTCTGAGGGTAACCCCCTCCCTCCTCTTTTTTCGTA encodes:
- a CDS encoding EamA family transporter encodes the protein MFASNALMALAAAVLWGGGDFSGGMGAKQAGGAMGGALRVVLLSHATSLSVLVAIAWLRGDAFPHGAPLAWGLTAGVTAGLSLTGFYVALSRGAMGASAAVSGLLAAAIPAAVSMAREGSPGTLRIFGFLVAGVAIWLIAAGENPEAVPASPGTVWLAVLSGAGFGVYFVALKFAGTAAVIWPMATARMGSLTVCSLLLAGLMLGRSPLRNGRLTSTAVLWVLGTAALDTSGNMLFIAATRAGRLDVAAVLASLYPASTILLAAWTLHERPTRRQSLGMAVAAAAVVMVTL
- a CDS encoding VWA domain-containing protein; this translates as MAGALAMMMLGPQTQQTAQQQAIPDGPRPQVTLPTAGAVSPGMGTTPDSNGDTTTTTPDDNKVPNSLPTSPPAQERLDDGPLPEIPAPGEGPKNFTLIVRSNFVEVPFTVKDNKGKLVPGIKPREVRVYENNLRQQLAIFTVDPWPLSVALVIDQSLTYDNMTKVNNSLAALQGAFAPYDEMAVFTYNNGPQMRTDFTGAQSDRLKFTLETSKASGREPLMPLGGPMAATNNINNQNFDPNTAPVRNNRGIELNPPKEVHTLNDAILEAARSLTKTGKGRRRVIYVISDGKEYGSTAKFKDVVKYLQQNKIAVYGTLVGDSSLPVIGFLDHIHLPLTMRDNVLPAYAYATGGSFDAEFRQRGIEQSFAKISEEVRTQYTVGYYSHEDFIDGKYRQIEVKVLRPNLTVLAKKGYYPTAGDSRPTNVVRPSN